The following nucleotide sequence is from Pedobacter sp. PACM 27299.
CAGGTCACCAACACTTGCACATAGCAACGGTTAGTATATAAAGGGATGGTGAAGCCCTTAAGACCCATAATATCGGCAGAGATTTATCTGAACCCGCTAGAAAGTCTATAGAAAAGGATTTTAATATAGTTGTTGCGGAACGCAAAGTGTACAAGCAAGAGCCAAGTATTAAACCTGCTGATTTGAAACAAGTAAAATATGGGAGGTTATCAACCAAACGCCAAATTAGTAACGTTTTAGCGGGTGTTATAAATGAGTATAAATTCACCTCACTCGCAGAGTTTAATGCAGTGCTTAAGCAGTTTAATGTTATTGCTGATCGTGGTAAAGAAGATTCGGAAATGTTCCAAAACAAGGGATTGATTTATTCTTTAGTTGGTGTTAATGGCTAGAAAGTTGGAATTCCGATTAAATCAAGTTCATTTTACATTAAGCCTACTTTACGCAATCTGGAGTCTAAATTCGAGAAGAACAAAGAAAAACGCAATCCATTTAAACAGAATCTAATTGAACGGATTAATAAGGTATTCACAAAGTATGAGTGTATCAAAAAGGAAACCTTAATTGGCTGAACTTAAAAAGGACGGAATAAACCTAGTCTTACATCAAAATGTTCACGGCCGTATTTATGGTACTACTTTCATTGACCATCAAAATAAAGCCGTTTTTAATGGAAGTGATTTAGGGAAGCTTTACACTGCTAATGCCATGATTGAACGGATTAGCTCGGAAGATAGAATTAGATCATTCTTAAAGCCTGTAATCCAACAAAAAATATATCTAAAAGCACATTCGGATAAACTTCTGGATAATTACTTACAGAAAACAGCGTCAACAAATTTCCTCAGGGATTCGCTTGATAAATTTCCAACCTGACTATACCACGAATATTAAACGCAAAAAGAAGAAGAAAAAAAAGAGGATTAACCTTATAAAACGAAATTTATGAACACCGGAGAAGATAGCCAGAGCTTGCGAAAAATCATAGAATTTACAAGACTCATTAGCATTTTTATCTTAAGCATTCATTTTTATATCTGTTGTTATGTCGCATTTAAACAATGGGGATTCACAGTCGAAATTACTGACCGCTTAATTTCAAATATCGCCAAAACCGGCTTATTTGATAACTTAATAACACCCAAGTTAGCAGCTTTACTATTTCTAGCAATATCCCTTTTAGGAGTTAAAGGAAAAAAGGACTAGAAAATACAAAAGAAGGCAATTGTTGCATATATAATTAGTGGGCTGATTTTATACTTTGTGAGTGTTTTTTGCTTATAATTTGGACATTTCGATTTTGCGATTATATATTGTAAATTGGTCCTTTCATGCTACAGCCAAATGCATTCAACGACCAGGATCTAGTCGCGTTATTAAAAACGGACGAACAAGTTGCACTTAAGTGTATTTATGATAAATACTGGGAAAATTTATATCTGGCTGCCTTTAACATCATAAGGGATGAAGCCCAAAGTAAGGACATAGTCCAGGACGTCTTGTTGCAAATGTGGATACGCAGAAACGATGTGGCGATCTTAACGCTGAAATCTTACCTGTTTTCAGCGGTGCGTTATAAAGTACTAACCCATATTAAATGTGCAGACAACCGTAAGGTCTTTGTGGAACCAGGTGAGCTTGAACAGCTGGCGGGTAGCACGGAGTTGTCAGATCGTTTGAATGAACACGATATTAATGAGATACTTGAACAAGTAGTTGTTACTTTGCCAGGGCGGTGCCGGGAAATTTTTCTTTTGAGCAGAAAGCAATTCCTCAGTAATAAACAGATTGGAGAGCGCTTGGGAATTAGTGTGAAAACCGTAGAAAACCAGATGACAATTGCGCTAAAGCACCTTCGTGCAGCCATGAATGAATATCTTTTCTGGGCATGCCTGCTCTTTGAAATTGGCATCAGATAAAAAATAATTTCTTTTTGGGGGTTGTGCCATTCTATTCAGACGTATAGTTATGAATAAGATTATAACTGATCAGGAATTCAGGATATTGGCGATTAAATGTCAGGATGGAACAGCAACGGAAGAAGAGATAGAGGCTTTTGAAGCCGCCTATACTCTGCTGTTAAAAAGGTATAAAGGATGGGATAGCGAGTTGATGGGGCCTAAAGAAGCAGTAAAGACAGAGATGTTTACTGTGCTTATGGATAATGTATCGACGTTAAAAAGACGCAGTATCAGGTTAAATTTCTTTAAATATGCCTCAGCTGCCATCCTGCTCTTAACACTCGGGATAGGTTCCTATTTTTATTTTAAACCGAATTCATTATCCCAGCTTCAAAACTCAACCGCATTTGACGTATTACCAGGCAGTAATAAAGCAGTACTTACGCTTGCTGACGGTAAGAAGATCATCCTTACGGATGTAAAAAATGGAGAATTGGCAAAGCAGACAGGTCTTAGTATCACAAAATCCAAAGATGGACAGATCATTTATAAAGTGACAGAGGAGGCTGGGCAAAGGTCAGGCCAAATCTCCTACAATACTATTGAAACGCCCAGAGGAGGTCAATACGAGGTTGTGCTGCAGGATGGGACTAAGGTGTGGCTTAATGCAGGGTCCTCTTTGAAGTTCCCTACATCCTTTGTTGGCGCTGAACGTAAGGTAGAACTAAGTGGTGAAGGCTATTTCGAAGTTGCGCATAATAAATTAAAACCATTTAAAGTGATTTCCTCAGTAAATGCGATAAAGCAAGAAATAGAGGTGCTAGGTACTCAGTTTAACGTAAACGTTTATGGAGATGAATCGTCGGCGAAGACAACGCTGCTGGAAGGTTCTGTGAGAATTAATGCTAATGGAGATAAACGGGTGTTACATCCAGGTCAGCAATCAGTGTTGAAAGCGAACGGAGTAATGAATATGGCAGAAGTAGATGTTGAAGAAGCCGTGGCCTGGAAAAATGGGTACTTCCTGTGTAATGATGAGAGTATGGAAAGTATTATGCGTAAAGTTTCCAGATGGTACGATGTGGATGTAGTTTACCAGAGTGAGGCACTCAAAGCACATTTATTTAGCGGAAGGTTATCCAGATATAATAATGTATCCAAAGTGTTGAAGGTTATAGAACTCACCAATGCTGTGCATTTTAAAATCACTAACGATAAAATATTCGTCGTTAATTAATTCTAATTTATAAATCACCAAATATTTAACCTAAAAACCAACAACCATGAAAGCAAAAGATTCCTGAGAAAATGTAGCCCGAATCAGGACATAAAAAACAGGGATGCTACCAACATCCCTGAGTCTATCTGATCAATTAACAGAGTGTCTAAACCATTTTAATTTAAACAGATTACCAAATGTATAAAATTTATACTAAGATTTTGTGCTGGCCTGACCGCCGCATGCTAAAATTGCTATTGATCATGTATGACGGTTTACCAGTCTTACATGCATCATATAAAAGACGATTGATAATGAGCATTAAACTGACCATAGTGATGTTGATTACAACTTTGATGCAGGTGAGTGCCAGCTCGTTTGCACAAAGATTGAATTTACAACAAAAAGATGTAAGCCTTAAAGAGGTCTTTACAGAGATTAAAAAGCAAACCGGATATGATGTTTTCTATAGAGAAGGCAAGTTGAACTCCAAACAGAGAATCCATGCTAATTTTAACAATGCCTCGTTGCAGGAGGTGATGAAAGTTTGTTTATCAAAACAGGCCATGGATTTTGTGCTTTTTGAAAAAACCATTGTAATTAAAGAAAAAGATCAGTTTGGTTTGTCTGCCTCTAATCTGCAGGCCTGGGTCAGCATCACCGGTAAGGTCATAGATAGTAAAGGTCAGCCTTTTCCTGGAGTAGGTGTAAAGCTAAAGGGGACTTCGAATTCGACGAATACTGATACAGATGGAAACTATGTGCTTACCGGACCCGATGAGACTGGGACACTGGTGTTTAGTTATATGGGTTATGCAACCCAGGAAATTAATATAACTGCAGGAAGTAAAACCATTAATGTTACCATGCAGGAAGAACCCAAGAATCTTAGTGAGGTTGTTGTGGTGGCCTATGGAACTCAAAAGAAGTCCAGTCTTACTGCTGCGGTTTCGACTGTTAAAATGGATGATATAAGAAATATACCCAGACCAAATATACTTCAATCCTTATCAGGCCGGGTACCTGGTTTAACCGTTCACGAAACGAATGGTGAACCTGGAAGTTCTCCTGAAATTTTGGTCCGTGGTATTGGAACTATTGACGGAAACGATAATGGTCCCCTTGTGCTGATTGACGGAAGTCCCAGTACTGGTCTTTCCAATCTTGCTCCAGCTGATATTGAAAGTATTTCAGTATTGAAAGATGCCGCTGCAGCGGCCATTTATGGCTCCCGAGCTGCAAATGGGGTGCTTTTAGTTACTACTAAGCGTGGTGGACAAATGGATAAGGCGGTGATAGAATTCAATACCTACGCTGGAATTCAATCGCCTACCCGATTTCCCAAGACGGTGAGTTCTTTCGAATATGCAACATTAGTGAATGAAGCCATGAGCAATGAGGGCAAGGCGCCAGTTTACAATGAGAATGACCTGAGGTTATTTAAGGACGGGACAGACCCTGTCATGCATGCCAATACCAACTGGCTGGAAGAAGTTACGCAAAAGCAAGCTCCAATAGTGAATAACTACCTGAGTGCAAGCGGAAATAGCGCGATAGGAAGATACTTTGTGTCGGGAGAGTATATGTATCAGAAAGGTTCCATCAAACACATAGACAATTTTAACCGCGTTAACCTCAGAGCAAATATAACCAGCAAGATCAGCGATAAGCTGGAACTGCAAATGCTGACCTCTTATCAGACCTCTAAAAGAGATGCTGATGGGGTAATGAACATATTCAGTAATGTACTGAGGGCATCACCCACAGCTGCCGTACGATACCCGAATGGATATTACGGAGGAACCATGTTTGCCAATGGCAATTACTTATGGAAAACAGGAAACCAGGTACAGGTTATTGAGAACTATGGTCCTGTCGACTACAGGAAATCAACCTATACCATCAATGGAAGCTTGCAATACAAACCGATAGAGCCGCTTACCTTAAAATTGATGAGCGTTTATCAGGCGGGTAATGATGAATATAGTTCGTACCAGGGTAAGTTTGAAACGTATGACTTTTTTGATCGTACATTGGAGATCGGTCGCAACAGTTTGACTGAAAAATGGACTAAAAGAAATAAGTATGACCTTCAGGCCACAGCGACCTATGAAAAAAGATTCGGAAAGCATTATCTGAATGTGCTGACGGGATATTCACAGGAATTATTCAGAGAGGATCGAATCAATGCATACAGAGGTGATTTCATTAACGATGAGCTTTTTGAATTGGGTGCCGGAGATGCAGCGACGCAAACCAATGGAGGAGGCGCAGACCACTGGGCATTCATGTCGGGTTTTGGACGTCTGACCTATAATTTTAATGAAAAATACCTCTTTGAAGCGACCGGAAGATATGACGGATCTTCAAGGCTGGCAGCTGGAAATCGATGGGATTTCTTCCCTTCCGTTTCCGCTGGCTGGAACATACAGAAAGAAGGTTTCATGAAGAATATAAAATGGCTCGACGTGCTGAAATTCCGTGCATCGATTGGAACCCTCGGTAATGCAGAAAAATTAGGTTTCTATGAACCTTACCCAAGACTGAACGTGGGACCGAAATACAGCTTCAATGATAAGCAGGTAGTAGGTGTACTTTACGGTAATCCCGCCAATCCTGAGCTTACCTGGGAAACTTCAACCACCTATAATCTCGGTTTGGATGCCAGTATAAAAAATGGTTTACTGGGTTTTGAATTAGATATCTGGCAAAAGAGGACTAATGACATCCTGCTGACTGTTCCCGTGTCTTCTATCGTAGGTTTACCTAAGGCGGAAGTAACCACAAATGCAGGGAAAGTGGGGAGTCATGGGTTCGATTTGATCCTTACTCATCAGAAACAGGTAAATGATGATTTCAGTTACAATGCTTCATTTACCATATCAGGTTGGAGAAGCTGGGTTATTGACCTGAAAGACAGAGCCACTCCCTTTGGTTCGCTAAGGCCTACGGGTGACCTTGGTGACTACTATGGTTATGAGGCTACAGGAATCATCAACTCTGATCAACAGCTGGCCAATTACAGAAATCTTGACGGTGTTCCCCCTCAGATCGGCATGGGTGATTTGATGTACAAAGATCAGAATGGTGACGGTAAAATAGATTACATGGACCAGGTAAAAATCGGTAACAGGTATGTCAAAACGCAGTATGGTCTAAATTTAGGGTTTAAATATAAATCCTTCGACCTGGGAGTGCTATTTCAGGGTACTTTCAATACCGATAGGGTATGGGATGGCTATACCCGGAATGTACTGATGAACTACAATTCGCCACTTGCGCTTCACCTGGACCGCTGGACTCCGGAAAATAGAAACGCTGATGCCAGCATTCCACGTTTGCTGCAAAACTATGCACACAACAGGGAAAATTCGAGCTGGTGGATAAAATCAGGAGAGTACATTCGCTTGAAGAACCTTCAATTGGGATATACTTTGCCTTCAAATGTGTTGCGTAAGCTCAAGGTTCAAAGTTTACGCGCCTATTTTGCTGCAACAAACCTGCTGACTTACGCTCCTGATTATGTAGATGGTTTTGATCCTGAACGGGACATCTATGACCAATGGTATCCAAATTATACAGTTGTTTCTTTGGGACTTAACTTAAGATTTTAATTGACGTATTATGAAAAAGTTTAAAGCACTATATATATTACTGTTGGCTCTTTCTCTAGCCTCCTGTAAGAAATTTCTGGATAGACCGCCTTTATCTGAACTATCGGAAGGCTCATTCTATAAGTCGCCTGGAGATGCCGCATTTGCGGTAAATGCCATGTATGAGGGATTTTATGAGCTGGAGGGAGACGGAGCTCCATATCTGGATATATTAACAGATTTGTTATTTCTAAAAAACTCATGGGAGGCTGGTTTTTTCCCGGCTACAAACGGCTCACTCACTAGCGACAACTGGTGGCCGAATGACAGGATGTGGAGTAAAAAATACATCTACATCAGGAATGCAAATGTTCTTTTTGAAAACATTGACAAATTTAAGGGTCAGGTTCCCGATGCTGAACTGAACAATTACAAAGGACAGGCCAGAGCCATAAGGGCTTTTCAATATACCAGACTGATGCAGATATTCGGAGATGTACCATTGATAACAAAGTCATTGAGTGTAAACGAATGGCCAGCTAAAAACACTGCAGACGAGGTGATCAGTTTCATCATGACGGAGTTTGATCAGGCGATTACAGAGCTACCGGCTGATCCAGCTGATGCTAAGCATGGTCGTCTCACCAAATATGCTGCTTATGTATTGAAGGCGCGTGCGGCGATTTATGTAGCAGGATTCTATAATAAACCAGAATATTATACCATTGCCGCAGATGCGCTTAAAGAAGTGGTGAATTCAGGTAAATTTGAACTGTTTCAAAAATCGGGTGATCCGAAAAAAGATTTTGGACATCTCTTTCTGGAAGAAAACGAAGGAGCAGAAAACAAGGAAATTCTGCTTTCATTGCAGTTCTTCAAAGACCTTCGTGCCAACAGTATCAGTATGGTTTTCGCAGGTAATGGATGGAAAGGCATACAAGCACACCAGAACTATATCGACCTTTTCGAATGTAAGCATGGCTGGCAGGCACACGGGATCAGCTTTGCTGAGCTCAATAAGTACCGCGATACCAAAACAAACCTGAGCCCGCTTGCAGGGAAGTGCCCGGATTATAATCCACAGGATGAATTCGGTAATCGTGATCCGCGTTTGAACCAGACATTCTTTGATCCCAATATCACCGGATCCGCAGGCAATATTACCAAGAGCGGAGAACTATGGCCTGAAGCCAACAAAACGTTTTATCCCGATTCAGAAAATGATGCTTACTATTTCAAAAAAATGGTAGAGCCTTCATTGTTTACCCCGACTTATATTCCATGGAATGGAGGCAATAATTATGTATTGATCAGGTATGCTGATGTGCTCTTGTTGTATGCAGAATCTTTAAATGCGACAGGCAAAACCACAGAAGCGCTGCCTTTCATCAATAAGGTCCGTTCAAGGGTTGGTATGCCTGCGGTCAGTACAGGGGATCCAACCGAACTGCTGGAGATCATCAAACATGAGCGTAAAATCGAGTTGATTCAGGAACAACAGCTGTATTATGATTATAAGCGCTGGAAAGATCTGGAAAAGACCATGCCATTTGGAGCCGTTTTTTATGGTTTCCGACGAGAACAATTTGGTCAGGAATCAAAAGTAATGGAGACAAAGTATCTGGTATATCCTAAGTATTATAATTGGGCCATACCTACAGGGGAACTCAGGAACAATCCAAATTTAACTCCTAGTCCGAACTGGTAACATTTTAAAATTAGATCTCATGAAAAAAATTATATTGTTACTGCTTGTGTGCGCAACCCTGACATACAGCTGTAATAAAGATGCAGAAATTTATCCGGCTACCAACAGTAGTCTGGCCAAGATCAGTTCGTTCAGACTGGTTACGGAAACGGGACAAAACGCCGCGGCAAACGTAACAATCGATGCCGAAAAAGGTACAATAACCGTCAAAGCAAATACAGGTATTTCATTGGGTCGCTTATTCCCCTCGGCAACTGTTTCGGAAGGGGCGATCGTAGAGCCTGCATTGGGTACGTATACCGACTTTAGCAAACCGGTTGTATATACCGTTATAGCCGGTAACAGACAGGATAAAAAGACATGGACAGTTAAGGTTAATTAACAATACAAAATTAGACAGATGAAAAAAATAATAGGATTTGCAGGACTGCTAACGGTTATTTTGGGCCTTAGTTTTTGCAAAAAGAGTGAAAAGCCTGCCGTTATCGGTAAGAATTTCCCAACTGAATCTATTAC
It contains:
- a CDS encoding RNA polymerase sigma-70 factor, whose protein sequence is MLQPNAFNDQDLVALLKTDEQVALKCIYDKYWENLYLAAFNIIRDEAQSKDIVQDVLLQMWIRRNDVAILTLKSYLFSAVRYKVLTHIKCADNRKVFVEPGELEQLAGSTELSDRLNEHDINEILEQVVVTLPGRCREIFLLSRKQFLSNKQIGERLGISVKTVENQMTIALKHLRAAMNEYLFWACLLFEIGIR
- a CDS encoding FecR family protein, whose translation is MNKIITDQEFRILAIKCQDGTATEEEIEAFEAAYTLLLKRYKGWDSELMGPKEAVKTEMFTVLMDNVSTLKRRSIRLNFFKYASAAILLLTLGIGSYFYFKPNSLSQLQNSTAFDVLPGSNKAVLTLADGKKIILTDVKNGELAKQTGLSITKSKDGQIIYKVTEEAGQRSGQISYNTIETPRGGQYEVVLQDGTKVWLNAGSSLKFPTSFVGAERKVELSGEGYFEVAHNKLKPFKVISSVNAIKQEIEVLGTQFNVNVYGDESSAKTTLLEGSVRINANGDKRVLHPGQQSVLKANGVMNMAEVDVEEAVAWKNGYFLCNDESMESIMRKVSRWYDVDVVYQSEALKAHLFSGRLSRYNNVSKVLKVIELTNAVHFKITNDKIFVVN
- a CDS encoding RagB/SusD family nutrient uptake outer membrane protein → MKKFKALYILLLALSLASCKKFLDRPPLSELSEGSFYKSPGDAAFAVNAMYEGFYELEGDGAPYLDILTDLLFLKNSWEAGFFPATNGSLTSDNWWPNDRMWSKKYIYIRNANVLFENIDKFKGQVPDAELNNYKGQARAIRAFQYTRLMQIFGDVPLITKSLSVNEWPAKNTADEVISFIMTEFDQAITELPADPADAKHGRLTKYAAYVLKARAAIYVAGFYNKPEYYTIAADALKEVVNSGKFELFQKSGDPKKDFGHLFLEENEGAENKEILLSLQFFKDLRANSISMVFAGNGWKGIQAHQNYIDLFECKHGWQAHGISFAELNKYRDTKTNLSPLAGKCPDYNPQDEFGNRDPRLNQTFFDPNITGSAGNITKSGELWPEANKTFYPDSENDAYYFKKMVEPSLFTPTYIPWNGGNNYVLIRYADVLLLYAESLNATGKTTEALPFINKVRSRVGMPAVSTGDPTELLEIIKHERKIELIQEQQLYYDYKRWKDLEKTMPFGAVFYGFRREQFGQESKVMETKYLVYPKYYNWAIPTGELRNNPNLTPSPNW
- a CDS encoding SusC/RagA family TonB-linked outer membrane protein, whose product is MSIKLTIVMLITTLMQVSASSFAQRLNLQQKDVSLKEVFTEIKKQTGYDVFYREGKLNSKQRIHANFNNASLQEVMKVCLSKQAMDFVLFEKTIVIKEKDQFGLSASNLQAWVSITGKVIDSKGQPFPGVGVKLKGTSNSTNTDTDGNYVLTGPDETGTLVFSYMGYATQEINITAGSKTINVTMQEEPKNLSEVVVVAYGTQKKSSLTAAVSTVKMDDIRNIPRPNILQSLSGRVPGLTVHETNGEPGSSPEILVRGIGTIDGNDNGPLVLIDGSPSTGLSNLAPADIESISVLKDAAAAAIYGSRAANGVLLVTTKRGGQMDKAVIEFNTYAGIQSPTRFPKTVSSFEYATLVNEAMSNEGKAPVYNENDLRLFKDGTDPVMHANTNWLEEVTQKQAPIVNNYLSASGNSAIGRYFVSGEYMYQKGSIKHIDNFNRVNLRANITSKISDKLELQMLTSYQTSKRDADGVMNIFSNVLRASPTAAVRYPNGYYGGTMFANGNYLWKTGNQVQVIENYGPVDYRKSTYTINGSLQYKPIEPLTLKLMSVYQAGNDEYSSYQGKFETYDFFDRTLEIGRNSLTEKWTKRNKYDLQATATYEKRFGKHYLNVLTGYSQELFREDRINAYRGDFINDELFELGAGDAATQTNGGGADHWAFMSGFGRLTYNFNEKYLFEATGRYDGSSRLAAGNRWDFFPSVSAGWNIQKEGFMKNIKWLDVLKFRASIGTLGNAEKLGFYEPYPRLNVGPKYSFNDKQVVGVLYGNPANPELTWETSTTYNLGLDASIKNGLLGFELDIWQKRTNDILLTVPVSSIVGLPKAEVTTNAGKVGSHGFDLILTHQKQVNDDFSYNASFTISGWRSWVIDLKDRATPFGSLRPTGDLGDYYGYEATGIINSDQQLANYRNLDGVPPQIGMGDLMYKDQNGDGKIDYMDQVKIGNRYVKTQYGLNLGFKYKSFDLGVLFQGTFNTDRVWDGYTRNVLMNYNSPLALHLDRWTPENRNADASIPRLLQNYAHNRENSSWWIKSGEYIRLKNLQLGYTLPSNVLRKLKVQSLRAYFAATNLLTYAPDYVDGFDPERDIYDQWYPNYTVVSLGLNLRF
- a CDS encoding DUF5018-related domain-containing protein, with amino-acid sequence MKKIILLLLVCATLTYSCNKDAEIYPATNSSLAKISSFRLVTETGQNAAANVTIDAEKGTITVKANTGISLGRLFPSATVSEGAIVEPALGTYTDFSKPVVYTVIAGNRQDKKTWTVKVN
- a CDS encoding YWFCY domain-containing protein is translated as MNTGEDSQSLRKIIEFTRLISIFILSIHFYICCYVAFKQWGFTVEITDRLISNIAKTGLFDNLITPKLAALLFLAISLLGVKGKKD